In Phenylobacterium hankyongense, the sequence CGCAATCCCGATGTGGTGGCCGTGCGGCCCCGCCAGAGCGGCCCTCCCGGCCAGCTGGTGGCCGCCGGCGCCTGAGAAAGCAAAGAACATGCTGAAGACTGCGATCCGCGAAGCGGAAAAGAAGGACGGACGGGACGGGCTGAAGGCGGCGCTGTCGCGCCCGCCCGTGGTGGCGGCCGTGGACCTGGGCGCCTCGAAGGTGACCTGCTTCATCATGAAGCCGGAGGGCGTCCGCAAGGGCGACCGCACCCTGACCACCGCCGGCGTCGGCTACGTGCAATCGCGCGGTGTCCGCGGCGGCGCCATCGTCAACCTCGACGAGGCCTCCGAAGCCATCGCCCAGGCCGTGGAGCGGGCGGAGAACGTCGCCGGCGTCAACGTCCAGGGCGTCACCGTCGCCACCGCCGGCGGCCAGCTGACCTCCAACCGCGTGGCCGGCCGGGTCTCCATCGGCGCGCGGCCGATCGCCGACAACGACCTGGTGCGCGCCATCCACCACGCGCTCTCGCAGATCAAGCTGCCGGGCCGGCGGGCCGCCCACATCCTGCCGATCGCCTGGTCGGTCGACGGCCAGACCGGGGTGCGCGACCCGCGCGCCATGTTCGGCCGGACCCTGGGCGTGGAGTTGCTGGTGGTCTCGGTGTCCGAGGCCGTGTTCCAGACGCTGGGCGCCTGCGTCGAGCGCGCCCACCTGCAGTTCGACGGCGTGGTCGCCGCCCCCTTCGTCTCCGCGCTCGCCGCGCTGGAGGAGGACGAGATGGACCTCGGCGCCGTCTGCATCGACATGGGCGGCGGCTCGACCTCGGCGGCGGTGTTCACCGCCGGCTCGCTGGTCCACGTGGAGACCATTCCGGTCGGCGGGTCGCATGTGACGCAGGACATCGCGCGTGGGCTCTCCACCTCGGTGGCCGGCGCCGAGCGCATCAAGACCCTGCACGGCTCGGCCATCGCCTCGGCCAACGAGGACCGCGAGATGATCGAGGCGCCGCCGCGCGGCGACGATCCGGGCGCCGGTCCGGTGATCGCGCCCCGCAGCCTGCTCAAGGGTATCATCGCGCCGCGCGTCGAGGAGACGCTGGAGCTGTTGCGCGACCGGCTGAAGGCCTCGGGCGCGCCGGTGGAGCCGGGCGCGGGCCTGGTGCTGACCGGCGGCGCGAGCCAGCTGGCAGGCGTGCGCGAAGTGGCCGTGCGGGTGTTCGACCGGCCGGTTCGCCTGGGCCGCCCGCGTCGCGTGCCGCACCTGGCCGACGCCGCCTCGGGCCCGGCCTTCACCGCCGCGGCCGGCATCCTGCACCGCGCCGCCTTCGGGCCCCGCGAGGCGGTCTCCGCCAAGGCGCTGGCCTCCGCCAAGCTGCGCCGCGAGCCGCTGGACCCGCGCGCAAACCCGGTCGCCAAGGCCGCCGCCTGGCTGCGGGAGAACCTCTAGGCGAGCTCGTCATGGCCCGCTTCATGCGGGCCATCCATCCCAAAGCCGGTCTTCAGCTGTTGAGGCGAGCGCCTTGGGTTGGGTCGCCCGCATGAAGCGGGCGATGACGACTATCGTTGCACGATGAGGCCGCTTACCGCCGGTTGCGCGGCTCTTTACGGCCTAGCTTTCCGGTGCGAGACGTCTGGTCGCACCCGCGTTGCGATTCGCGAGATCCCTTGTGGAACAAGCGTTTTTTTCGCGCCCGCGCCGGTCGACGCCCTTCCGACTCACGCTATGCGATTAACCCTCGATTAAGGGTGTTGGCCGTCTAGTTACCGCATTCTTAAGACGAGCGTTCAGCGGGCGGGTCGCCGAACGCTCAGACCGGTTTTGGAAGGACGCAGGGGTCCATGGCAATTTCACTTTCAGCGCCGCGCGCGACAGAACTGAAGCCGCGCATCGTGGTGTTCGGCGTCGGGGGCGCAGGCGGCAACGCCGTGAACAACATGATCGAGGCCGGGCTGGAAGGCGTCGAGTTCGTCGTCGCCAACACCGACGCCCAGCAGTTGGCGTTCGCCAAGACCGACCGGCGGATCCAGCTGGGCGTGCTGGCCACCCAGGGCCTGGGCGCGGGCGCCCACCCTGAGATCGGCATGAGCGCGGCCGAGGAGTCGATCCCCGAGATCGGCGAGCACCTCGACGGCGCGCACATGGTGTTCATCACCGCCGGCATGGGCGGCGGCACCGGCACCGGCGCGGCCCCGATCATCGCCAAATGCGCCCGCGAGCGCGGCATCCTGACGGTGGGCGTGGTCACCAAGCCGTTCCACTTCGAAGGCCGCCACCGCATGCGCCTGGCCGACGCCGGCATCAGCGAGCTGCAGCGCTACGTCGACACCCTGATCGTCATCCCGAACCAGAACCTGTTCCGCGTCGCCAACGAGCGGACGACCTTCGCCGAGGCCTTCGGCATGGCCGACCAGGTCCTGCACTCCGGCGTGCGCTCGATCACCGACCTGATGGTGCTGCCGGGCCTGATCAACCTCGACTTCGCCGACGTCCGTACGGTGATGACCGAGATGGGCAAGGCGATGATGGGCACCGGCGAGGCGACCGGCGACGACCGCGCGCTGATGGCTGCCCAGAACGCCATCCAGAACCCGCTGCTCGACGAAGTCTCGCTGAAGGGCGCCAAGGCCGTGCTGGTCAACGTCACCGGCGGCCTCGACATGACCCTGCTGGAAGTCGACGAGGCGGCCAACGCCATCTCCGAACAGGTCGACCCGGAAGCCAACATCATCTTCGGCGCGGCCTTCGACCCGTCGCTCGACGGCATGATCCGCGTGTCGGTGGTCGCCACCGGCATGGATGGCGCTTCCATCGCCGCCATCGAGCCGAAGATCGAGCGGCGCCCGAACACCGCGCCGCCGCTGCGCGCCGACACCAGCCGCGCCCTGCCGGAGCGTGCGCCTGCCGCGCCGCAGCCGACCTATGCCGCCGAACCCGCGCCGGCCTACCGGCCCGAGCCGCTGATGCAGGCCGAGCCGCTGGAGGAAGAGCAGCCGGACCTCTACGCCGCGCCCGCCGCCCAGGCCCCTGTCGAGCCGCAGATCGCCCGCCCGGTGACCCGCATCGTCGATCCGGCGGTGGCCGACGACGACGACAACGAGCCGCTGTTCGCCGAGCCGGCCTACGCCGAGCGCCGCCCGCGCGGCGGCTTCCTGAGCCTGTTCGGCGGCCGGCCGCGCTATGAGGCCAGCCCGGCCCCGGCGCCTGCGCCGCGGGCGACGGCCAGCCGCGGCGGGGCCCTGCCGGCGGAAGCGCCGGCTCCGATCCAGGAAGCCGAGCCGGGCGAGGACCTGGAGATCCCGTCCTTCCTGCGTCGCCTCGCCAATTAAGCTTGGACTAACATAAGCGAATGCTGGGAAACCGGCGTTCGCCTAACGTCCCTCTGTCGAGGCTTTCGGGAGGGGGCGCTGATGCCGCGCGAGTTCCAGATTTCTGTGTCTCCAGTGGAGGGCGGCTGGTCGGTCCGTTGCGACGGCGCCGTGCAACCGCTGATGTTCCTGTCCGGCGCGCGCGCCGAGGATCAGGCTCGCGCCCTGGCCCGACGGCTCAGCCTGTACGGCGACATCGCACGGGTGCTGGTGCACGACCGGACCAGCAGGCTGGTGGGCGCCACCTGCTATTTCGGCGCGCGCGAGCCGCTGCACGCGGTCGCCTGAGGCCGTTCGTCGGCCCCACGAAAAGTCGGCCGGTCGAAAGCCGGCGTTAACCGTCCCAAACCGAAACATAGAGAAACACCAAGTGTTTTGCTGCGCTGCCGCAATCGCCCTATCCGGCATGTGGGGCGCATCGCGGTCAACGTGACCGAGAGTTAAGTCAGGAAGGTCCGAGCGTGGCCGCAGACGCTTTTCAGCACGGGTCTTTCCAGCACACGCTTCGCGCGCCCGCGTCGTTCGCGGGCGTCGGCGTGCACACCGGCGCGTACACGCGCGTGACCGTGAGGCCGGCGCCCACCGACACCGGCATCGTCTTCGTCCGCACCGACATCACCGGCCGCGACAACTCCGTGCCCGCCACCGGCGAGGCGGTCTGCAAGACCCAGCTGGGCACGGTGATCGGCAACGCCGCGGGCGTCACCGTCTCGACCATCGAGCACCTGATGGCCGCCCTGGTCATGCTGGGCATCGACAACGCCGCCGTCGAGCTCGACGGGCCGGAGATGCCGATCATGGACGGCTCGGCCGAGCCGTTCGTGCAGATCCTCGACCGCGCCGGCAAGCGCGCCCAGGGCGCCGCCCGCCGGTTCATCGAGATCCTGGATACGGTGGAGGTCGTGGACGGCGACAAGCGCGCGGCGCTGAAGCCCTCGATCCGCTTCGAAATGGCCTTCGAGATCCGTTTCCCGACCGCGGTGATCGGACGCCAGGCCGTCGATCTGCCGATGGATGAGGGGGCGTTCCGGCGCGAGCTCGCCAACTGCCGGACCTTCGGCTTCCTGCATGAGGTCGAGGCGCTGCGCGCCATGGGCCTGGCCCGCGGCGGCTCGATGGACAACGTCGTGGTGATCGAGGGCGACCGCATCCTCAACCCGGAAGGCCTGCGGCGGCCGGACGAGTTCGTGCGCCACAAGGCGCTGGACGCCATCGGCGACCTCTATGTGCTGGGCGCGCCGATCCTCGGCCGCTTCGAAGGCGAGCTGGCCGGCCACGCGATCAACAACCAGCTGGTCCGGGCGCTGCTGGCCCGTCCCGACGCCTGGCGGGTGCGCACCTTCGTCGACGAGCTCGCCGAAGCCGTCTGACCGGCGATCACCCAGGCCGGGGCGCGCCATCGTTCCGCCGCCGTCCCCGCTCATCCGTTCCGTTTGCGCAGATCATGACGTGGTGTAGAAGCACTCCACGCGTGGGGGCGCGCGTTGTCCTTGAGGTGAAGGTGTCCTTGGTTCGCAATACGTGGGCTCGCCCAGCGCTGGTCGCCGCTATGTGCGCTCTCGCCCTCGCCGGGTGCGCCGGCCACAAGAAGCCGAAGTCGCGACTGGCCTATGAAGAGCGCCCGGTGGAGCTGCTCTACGCCACGGGCGCGGACCGCATGGACCGCGGCCTGTGGACCCAGGCCGTCGACTACTTCCAGGAAGTGGAGCGCCAGCACCCCTATTCGGAGTGGTCGCGCCGCGCGATCCTGATGCAGGCCTTCGCCCACTACCAGGCCAACAACTACGCCGAAGCGATCGCCGACTCGGACCGCTTCATCCAGCTCTATCCCGGCAACCCGACGGCCGCCTACGCCCACTACCTGAAGGCCATCTGCTACTTCGAGCAGATCGTCGACGTCGGCCGCGACCAGGCGGCGACGGGCCAGGCCCTGGATAACCTGCGCGACGTGGTCCAGCGCTATCCGAACACCGAGTACGCGCACGACGCCCGGCTTAAGATCGACATGGTCAACGACCAGCTGGCCGGCAAGGAAATGACCATCGGCCGCTGGTACCTGCGCAACGGCGACACCCTGGCCGGGATCGGCCGGTTCAGGACCGTGATCGAGAAGTACCAGACCACCAGCCACACGCCCGAGGCGCTCTACCGCCTGGTGGAGGCCTATCTGACCCTGGGCCTGGCGGACGAAGCCAAGAAGAACGGCGCGGTGCTGGGCTTCAACTATCCGGGCGATCCCTGGTACGGCGACGCCTACCGGCTGCTGACCTCCAAGGGCCTGCGCCCGGCGGTGGAGCCGGCGCCGACCGGCAAGCGCGGCCTGTTCCACATGCCGTTCACGCGGAGCAAGCGCTCGACCGTCGCGCCGCCGGCCTCCGCCCTGTCGCCGGTCTCGACGCCGCCTGCCGCGCCGGCGGAACCTAAGGCGAACTGAGCCCTTTCCGAGCGCCCTGATTCCGGGTGATCCTGCCGCGATGCTGATCGGTCTGTGGATCCGTGACGTCGTGCTGATCGAGGCCCTGGACCTGTCCATCGGGCCGGGCCTGACTGCGCTTACCGGGGAAACCGGCGCGGGCAAGTCGATCATCCTCGATGCGCTCGGCCTGGCCACCGGCGCACGCGCCGACGCCGGCCTGGTGCGCCGAGGCGCCGCCCAGGCCATGGCCTCGGCCGTGTTCGCCCCGTCCGTCGATCATCCGGTCTGGGACCTGCTGGAGGAGAAGGGCCTCTCCTACGCGCGCGACGAGGACCTGGTGCTGCGGCGCTCGCTGAGCGCCGACGGCCGCAGCCGCGCCTTCGTCAACGACCAGGCCACCGGCGTGGGCGTGCTCAAGGAACTGGGCGCGGTCCTGCTCGAGGTGCATGGCCAGCACGAGACGGTGGGCCTGCTGGACGCCAGCACGCACCGGCCGATGCTCGACGCCTTCGGCGGGCTCGATCCGCAGACCGCGGCCCTGGCGAACCAGTGGCGCGGCTGGCGTGCGGCCCGTCAGCGGGTGGACGAACTGCGCGAGGCGGTGAACCGCTCGGCGGCGGAGACCGAGGAGCTGGCGCTGCGGCTTTCGGAGCTCGACCGGCTCGATCCCCGCGAAGGCGAGGAGACGGCGCTGGCGGAGGCGCGCGCGGTGCTGGGGGCGGCGGAGAAGGCGCTGGCCGACATCGCCTCGGCGCGCGACGCCTTCGACGGCCAGTCGGCGCGGGTGGCCTCGGCCATGCGGGCGCTGGAGCGGGCGCGGGAGCGGGCGATCGCCGCCGGCGCGGCTCTGGACGGCGCGGCCGTGAAGCGGCTGACCCAGGCCTCCGAGGCCATGGACCGGGTGCTGATCGAGGCCGGCGAGGCCGAGGCGGCGGTGGACGCCGCGGCCGAGGCCTTCGAGTTCGAGCCCGACCGGCTGGAGAAGACCGAGGAACGGCTGTTCGACCTGCGCGGCCTGGCCCGCAAACTGGGCGTCAGCGTCGAGGAGCTGCCGCTGCTGCGGGCGCGGTTCGCCGAGCGGCTGCGGGCGGTCGAATCGTCCGAGGACGACCTCAAGGCCGCCGAGGCCGAGCTGAAGGGCGCCCGCGACGCCTACATGGCCGCCGCCGCGGCGCTGACCGCCGCCCGCCGCGCCGCCGGTGAGCGGCTGGCGCAGGCGGTGATGACGGAGCTGGCGCCGCTGAAACTGGACAAGGCCCGCTTCCGCGTGGCGGTCGAGCCGCTGCCGGAAGACCGCGCCGGCCCGACCGGCGTCGACCGCGTGGCCTTCGAGATCGCCACCAACCCCGGCGCGCCGTTCGGCGACCTGGGGGCCATCGCCTCCGGCGGCGAGCTGGCGCGGTTCGCCCTGGCGCTGAAGGCGTCGCTGGCCGGGCGGGGCGGTGGTCCCCAGCCGCTGATGATCTTCGACGAAGTGGACCAGGGCGTGGGCGGGGCGGTGGCCGACGCCGTGGGCTTGCGCCTCAAGCGGCTGGCGGCCGACGCCCAGGTGCTGGTGGTGACCCACTCGCCGCAGGTGGCGGCCCGCGCCGAGGCCCACTGGCGGATCGCCAAGGCCGGGGAGGGCGAGCGCCTGCGCACCGCCGTCGAGGTCCTGGGCCCCGCCGACCGGGAAGAGGAGATCGCCCGCATGCTGGCCGGCGCCCAGATCACCGACGCCGCCCGCGCCGCGGCCCGGGCGCTGATGCACGCTTGAGCCCGTGGCGGCCGGCTCCTAAACGGTTGGGAGCATGATCCCCATCGCCGACCTCACCGAAGACCAAGCCGCCGTCGAGCTGGCGCGCCTGGCCGAGGAGATCGCCAGCCACGACCTGCGCTATCACCAACAGGACGATCCCGCGATCTCGGACGCCGAGTACGACGCGCTGAAGCGCCGGAACCTGGAGATCGAGGCCCGCTTCCCCGAGCTGGTGCGCGAGGATTCGCCGTCGCTGCGCGTGGGCGCGGCGCGGGCCGAGCAGTTCTCCGCGGTGACGCATGGCGTGCCGATGCTCAGCCTCGACAACGCCTTCGCCGACAGCGAGGCCGTGGAGTTCGACGCCCGCGTCCGACGCTTCCTGCGGCTGCCGGCCGACGAGACAGTGGCCTACACGGCCGAGCCGAAGATCGACGGGCTGTCGGCCTCCCTGCGCTACGAGAA encodes:
- the ftsA gene encoding cell division protein FtsA codes for the protein MLKTAIREAEKKDGRDGLKAALSRPPVVAAVDLGASKVTCFIMKPEGVRKGDRTLTTAGVGYVQSRGVRGGAIVNLDEASEAIAQAVERAENVAGVNVQGVTVATAGGQLTSNRVAGRVSIGARPIADNDLVRAIHHALSQIKLPGRRAAHILPIAWSVDGQTGVRDPRAMFGRTLGVELLVVSVSEAVFQTLGACVERAHLQFDGVVAAPFVSALAALEEDEMDLGAVCIDMGGGSTSAAVFTAGSLVHVETIPVGGSHVTQDIARGLSTSVAGAERIKTLHGSAIASANEDREMIEAPPRGDDPGAGPVIAPRSLLKGIIAPRVEETLELLRDRLKASGAPVEPGAGLVLTGGASQLAGVREVAVRVFDRPVRLGRPRRVPHLADAASGPAFTAAAGILHRAAFGPREAVSAKALASAKLRREPLDPRANPVAKAAAWLRENL
- the ftsZ gene encoding cell division protein FtsZ, giving the protein MAISLSAPRATELKPRIVVFGVGGAGGNAVNNMIEAGLEGVEFVVANTDAQQLAFAKTDRRIQLGVLATQGLGAGAHPEIGMSAAEESIPEIGEHLDGAHMVFITAGMGGGTGTGAAPIIAKCARERGILTVGVVTKPFHFEGRHRMRLADAGISELQRYVDTLIVIPNQNLFRVANERTTFAEAFGMADQVLHSGVRSITDLMVLPGLINLDFADVRTVMTEMGKAMMGTGEATGDDRALMAAQNAIQNPLLDEVSLKGAKAVLVNVTGGLDMTLLEVDEAANAISEQVDPEANIIFGAAFDPSLDGMIRVSVVATGMDGASIAAIEPKIERRPNTAPPLRADTSRALPERAPAAPQPTYAAEPAPAYRPEPLMQAEPLEEEQPDLYAAPAAQAPVEPQIARPVTRIVDPAVADDDDNEPLFAEPAYAERRPRGGFLSLFGGRPRYEASPAPAPAPRATASRGGALPAEAPAPIQEAEPGEDLEIPSFLRRLAN
- the lpxC gene encoding UDP-3-O-acyl-N-acetylglucosamine deacetylase; this translates as MAADAFQHGSFQHTLRAPASFAGVGVHTGAYTRVTVRPAPTDTGIVFVRTDITGRDNSVPATGEAVCKTQLGTVIGNAAGVTVSTIEHLMAALVMLGIDNAAVELDGPEMPIMDGSAEPFVQILDRAGKRAQGAARRFIEILDTVEVVDGDKRAALKPSIRFEMAFEIRFPTAVIGRQAVDLPMDEGAFRRELANCRTFGFLHEVEALRAMGLARGGSMDNVVVIEGDRILNPEGLRRPDEFVRHKALDAIGDLYVLGAPILGRFEGELAGHAINNQLVRALLARPDAWRVRTFVDELAEAV
- a CDS encoding outer membrane protein assembly factor BamD, whose translation is MVRNTWARPALVAAMCALALAGCAGHKKPKSRLAYEERPVELLYATGADRMDRGLWTQAVDYFQEVERQHPYSEWSRRAILMQAFAHYQANNYAEAIADSDRFIQLYPGNPTAAYAHYLKAICYFEQIVDVGRDQAATGQALDNLRDVVQRYPNTEYAHDARLKIDMVNDQLAGKEMTIGRWYLRNGDTLAGIGRFRTVIEKYQTTSHTPEALYRLVEAYLTLGLADEAKKNGAVLGFNYPGDPWYGDAYRLLTSKGLRPAVEPAPTGKRGLFHMPFTRSKRSTVAPPASALSPVSTPPAAPAEPKAN
- the recN gene encoding DNA repair protein RecN, producing the protein MLIGLWIRDVVLIEALDLSIGPGLTALTGETGAGKSIILDALGLATGARADAGLVRRGAAQAMASAVFAPSVDHPVWDLLEEKGLSYARDEDLVLRRSLSADGRSRAFVNDQATGVGVLKELGAVLLEVHGQHETVGLLDASTHRPMLDAFGGLDPQTAALANQWRGWRAARQRVDELREAVNRSAAETEELALRLSELDRLDPREGEETALAEARAVLGAAEKALADIASARDAFDGQSARVASAMRALERARERAIAAGAALDGAAVKRLTQASEAMDRVLIEAGEAEAAVDAAAEAFEFEPDRLEKTEERLFDLRGLARKLGVSVEELPLLRARFAERLRAVESSEDDLKAAEAELKGARDAYMAAAAALTAARRAAGERLAQAVMTELAPLKLDKARFRVAVEPLPEDRAGPTGVDRVAFEIATNPGAPFGDLGAIASGGELARFALALKASLAGRGGGPQPLMIFDEVDQGVGGAVADAVGLRLKRLAADAQVLVVTHSPQVAARAEAHWRIAKAGEGERLRTAVEVLGPADREEEIARMLAGAQITDAARAAARALMHA